The Primulina huaijiensis isolate GDHJ02 chromosome 6, ASM1229523v2, whole genome shotgun sequence genomic sequence TTAAATGTATCAGATTTTTCTCTAAGAAAACTTACCCACGTGAAGCGAGAAAAATCGTATAGACAAACAAATGAATATTTCTTACCCCTCAAACTTTCAACCTCTATTGGCCCCATCAAATCCATATGCAGAAGTTCAAGGCACCGTGTTGTCCCACAGTGTTGTAACACTGGATGTGCAACACGGGTTTGTTTATCTTTTTGACATGATTCACAAACATAAGGAGTACCTGAGTTTAGACTAGGCATACCCCTCACGGCATTATACTTAAACAGATTCTTCAAGGTCTTGAAGCTCACATGTCCCAATTTTTGATGCCACAAATCCAAGTTACTTACTTTGGAATTTCGGCACTCTGAACTTTCTCCCAGTTGATAGCAGTTGTCAATCGATCTAGCACCTGACATAACACAAATATTAGCATTATTGAAAACTTCACATTTATCTTTGTTAAACCTGACATGTAAATCATCATCACAGAGTTGACTTATGCTTATTATGTTCGAATTGAGTCCTTCAACATGTAGAACATTGTGAAGTTCAGGAAGTCCATCAACGTTTAAAGTTCCTTTGCCAACGATCCGCCCTTTAACTCCACCACCATAGGTTACACGCCCACCTTTTACTTCAGTATAATCAGTGAGGTGTTCCTTAGATCCAGTCATGTGACGAGAGCACCCACTATCAAAGTACCATATACATGCAATGTTAGTTTTTAAAGAAGTATATATGACATTACATCGGTTTACGGTTTTTGGTACCCAAATTTTTCTTGTGGAGGGACTCTTGACTGTGGTGTTGGGCCTGGTGTTGGGGAACACCTTGTGCAACACACGATTTTAATGCTAGTGCAAATAGTCATTACGCAATTTGTAGCAGAAGGGTTTGATGTGCCCAGGTTTATGACAGTAGTGGCAGATGTAATGACGTTTTCTTAACTGGGTTTTTGGGGTAAACACCTGCTTCTTAACTTGTGGTACATGTATAGAGGAATGCATTTTCGAAGAAGATGGGCTGGACGATTCGAGTTGTCGTGCAATGATAGGTTTTGTGGTTTGCTGAGTTTTTCCAGGGGAAGTGTCTGTTAGAGGGACTGAATGGTCTTCATTCCTTTCACAAACACAGTAGGTTTGGTGTGAGAAGATTCACCATGTTCATATGTGCTTTCAACATATCCAAGACCAGTCTTGCTTTCCTTTCCCATAGTCAGCATTGAATCAAGTTTTGACGAACTCGTGTTGAATTTCGCAAGAATTTTTGAGGTTTTCTCAAGATCATTCTTTACTTTGCACAGCTCAAGGTCTTTCTTACTCAGCAGGATTTCAAGACGCGACAAGTTGCTTTTCAAATCAGTGTTTTCTTTTGAAAGTTTGGAGTTTGTCTCGTTTCGTTTGAGCCAATCAACATACAGTTCTTCGTACGTCATCTGGACACTTTCCATAGTGACTTCTTCTTTATCAAATTGCAGTATGATATCAAGATCTGAATTTTCCAGCGATTTAGAATTGAGACATAATGGTCTCTGCGTGATGTTGCGCCCTGGTGTTGCAACACCGTAGGGATTAACCTGCAATTTATATCCTTCTTGGTGTATGGCAGAAAAGGAGGTACAATCGTCTCCTTCCTTAGTATCACGATCTTCATCAGTGTCTTCATCACTTAATGTAGCtgccatgttttttttttttgcaaagtCTATTTGCACACTCATTTGCATAATGACCAAACCCGGAGCACTCACGACATTGTACTGAATCGAGTCTTTTTGCATATGATCGGCCCATTACTTCGGTTCTTGGCAAGGTATTCCCTTGAGTAGGTACAGTTGACTTATTCTTTTCAAACGAGACAACGGAGGGTTTTTGCGATGAGATGGTTTTCTTCTTGTCTCTCATTC encodes the following:
- the LOC140979030 gene encoding uncharacterized protein, translating into MEENETIVDYDRRLRDIANEAFSLGDPMSDKRLVSKVLRSLPERFNIKICAIDESKDTSTLNLENLISSLRTFEMNLELQKRNKGKAIALQTSDDSMNSLIQEANESDLGEESISLITKKFGDYLKRMRDKKKTISSQKPSVVSFEKNKSTVPTQGNTLPRTEVMGRSYAKRLDSVQCPTLSDEDTDEDRDTKEGDDCTSFSAIHQEGYKLQVNPYGVATPGRNITQRPLCLNSKSLENSDLDIILQFDKEEVTMESVQMTYEELYVDWLKRNETNSKLSKENTDLKSNLSRLEILLSKKDLELCKVKNDLEKTSKILAKFNTSSSKLDSMLTMGKESKTGLGYVESTYEHGESSHTKPTVFVKGMKTIQSL